In one window of Candidatus Izemoplasma sp. DNA:
- a CDS encoding MFS transporter, which translates to MGEFVLKNRDYLLLFIGGLISNLGTHMYNFAISLYILSITKSPGIQGLYLATGGVVFFAVSIFSGALVDQMDKTKVVYVTDFIGGITVLIATYFIYLDISLTVTLITLFSTSVVLGFNSAMFNPAASSLPAHILEDDQMQQNSSLRMGMFALYGILGVVFGGLMYDLLQIEYLMLVNAISFLLSSFSEFFIKTKTITERIKLSVKETLVKVKEGLNYLYQLKPIFYMVSFASLVNFFTIPVISNGSPYLFEIVLQKPAIYLSVISGVFPVGIMITSIYLGTKPQAEKISRQLFFGFRGMAVLFAIFTVNVFLIVNGLIPFNVFIIVTSLTMLIMGIVNGFINVPFNTAIMITVDKSMMGRTFSVITIISNGLTPIALALGGFVIQWFGLMILFYVAMAAILVSGYVITHNKYIKQL; encoded by the coding sequence ATGGGAGAATTTGTTTTAAAAAACAGAGATTATTTATTGTTATTTATTGGAGGTTTAATATCGAATCTAGGGACGCATATGTATAACTTTGCAATAAGTCTTTATATCCTCAGTATTACAAAAAGCCCAGGAATTCAAGGATTATATCTTGCTACGGGAGGCGTTGTATTCTTTGCGGTATCTATTTTTTCAGGTGCCCTCGTGGATCAAATGGATAAAACAAAAGTGGTGTATGTCACTGATTTTATTGGGGGAATAACAGTCTTAATTGCCACTTATTTTATCTATTTAGATATCTCATTAACAGTGACGTTAATAACACTTTTCTCAACAAGTGTAGTCCTAGGGTTTAATAGTGCCATGTTTAATCCTGCCGCATCATCTCTACCCGCACACATATTAGAAGATGATCAAATGCAACAAAATAGTTCTTTACGTATGGGAATGTTTGCACTTTATGGCATATTGGGTGTTGTTTTTGGGGGGCTAATGTATGATCTTTTACAAATTGAATATTTAATGCTTGTTAATGCTATAAGTTTTCTGTTATCAAGTTTTAGTGAGTTCTTTATTAAAACGAAGACCATTACAGAACGGATTAAATTATCAGTTAAAGAAACACTTGTTAAAGTAAAAGAAGGATTAAACTATTTATACCAATTAAAACCTATTTTCTATATGGTCTCATTTGCAAGTTTAGTTAACTTTTTCACAATACCAGTGATATCAAACGGATCTCCATATTTATTTGAAATTGTACTTCAAAAACCAGCGATTTATTTATCGGTAATTAGTGGTGTATTCCCAGTTGGTATCATGATTACAAGTATATATCTTGGGACTAAACCGCAGGCGGAAAAAATCAGCCGGCAGTTATTTTTCGGATTTCGAGGAATGGCAGTATTGTTTGCTATCTTTACAGTTAATGTATTCTTAATCGTAAACGGACTAATTCCATTTAATGTATTTATAATAGTAACCTCATTAACCATGTTAATTATGGGAATCGTTAATGGATTTATCAATGTGCCATTTAATACTGCAATTATGATAACTGTAGATAAAAGTATGATGGGACGAACATTTAGTGTTATAACTATTATTTCAAATGGATTAACACCAATTGCGCTTGCTTTAGGTGGATTTGTTATTCAGTGGTTCGGATTAATGATTTTATTCTATGTTGCAATGGCAGCAATTCTTGTATCGGGATATGTTATTACCCATAATAAATATATTAAACAACTGTAG
- a CDS encoding nitroreductase family protein — protein sequence MLGIIAQRKSTRTFQKRALSKEDIKLTKTILDHVKSEERPFKQDVDFFFQENKTHQQGKIGTYGFIKHPPAFIGGVVENTLKGMVDYGFLFEQVILALTLSNLGTVWLGGTFHRNQFHIPVEEQKIIPAISPVGYSASKSLREKIIRKVSNADNRKPLSELFFLGESLEAVPQAHPYLQYLKAVRLAPSASNKQPWRIVLDNDTFYLFLDRTKSYGNSLAIDIQAIDIGIALSYLYVSLIGDDKLISFVYTCPLDIDEWEYIIGLKII from the coding sequence ATGCTAGGTATTATTGCCCAAAGGAAGTCAACAAGAACATTCCAAAAACGTGCACTGTCTAAAGAGGATATAAAACTAACGAAGACAATTTTGGACCATGTAAAGTCCGAGGAACGTCCATTCAAGCAGGATGTAGACTTTTTCTTTCAAGAAAATAAGACTCATCAACAGGGAAAGATTGGGACCTATGGATTTATTAAACATCCTCCGGCATTTATTGGTGGGGTTGTAGAAAACACGCTAAAAGGTATGGTAGACTATGGATTTCTTTTTGAACAAGTTATTTTAGCGTTGACACTATCTAATTTAGGTACCGTATGGTTAGGTGGTACGTTCCATCGTAATCAATTTCACATACCTGTTGAAGAACAGAAGATTATCCCAGCCATTTCACCTGTTGGATATAGTGCCTCTAAGTCATTAAGAGAAAAGATTATCCGTAAAGTTAGTAATGCAGACAACCGTAAACCATTGAGTGAACTCTTTTTCTTAGGAGAATCACTAGAGGCTGTACCTCAGGCCCATCCTTACCTTCAGTATCTTAAGGCAGTACGACTAGCTCCAAGTGCGTCTAATAAACAACCATGGCGTATTGTGTTAGATAATGATACTTTCTATCTTTTCTTAGATCGCACAAAAAGCTATGGTAATTCATTAGCAATTGATATACAAGCGATAGATATTGGTATTGCGCTATCTTACCTATATGTATCATTAATTGGTGATGACAAGTTGATTTCATTTGTATATACGTGTCCATTAGACATTGATGAATGGGAGTATATTATAGGTTTAAAGATAATATAG